Proteins from a single region of Macaca nemestrina isolate mMacNem1 chromosome 13, mMacNem.hap1, whole genome shotgun sequence:
- the C13H2orf81 gene encoding uncharacterized protein C2orf81 homolog isoform X3, with protein sequence MAHEGSRQERQVRDRGVTRSKAEKVRPPTVPVPQCIPFTISQAREAMLQITEWRFLARDEGESAVAEDPTWGEDEEPSACTTDSWAQGSVPVLHAPTSEGLENFQGEVHSSGTSPVSFAPTPALPFPTSHCPSAFPQDPGGVDQIPLGRSWMGRGSQEQMESWEPSPELKVTSAPPATSELFQEAGPGGPVEETDDQSRGLSSAGSLSASFQLSVEEAPAEDADPSLEPYLVASSQALTERGQPLDFHLSLEDLYCCMPQLDAAGDRLELRSEGVPRIASGVSESCPSVGGATGPSESSQQQRAGSSDVRLSAQHHRMRRKAAVKRLDPAQLPCHWVCPVAEVLVPDSQTRPLEAYRGRQRGEKTKARAELQALGPSTRVSPAAFFPLRPGVPFRALDSGPALQFPTLNLGLSSPSFRSKLSLPDSRIRFLTAHPVLPDVARSLSPKLWPSARWPSGWEGEAELLGELWTGRTRVPPQGLELADREGQDPGRWPRTTPPVLEATSQVMWKPLLLPEALKLAPGVSMWNRSTQMLFSSGVPEQEDKEGSTFPPVEQHPIQTGAPKPQVTVAQLMKNSTPKVWSHSSKPAASL encoded by the exons aggcaggagaggcaggtcCGAGACCGCGGGGTGACCCGGTCCAAGGCGGAAAAAGTACGGCCGCCCACTGTGCCAGTGCCGCAG TGCATTCCATTCACCATCAGCCAGGCCCGAGAGGCCATGCTGCAGATCACGGAGTGGCGCTTCCTGGCCCGGGACGAGGGAGAATCTGCAGTGGCTGAGGACCCTACATGGGGTGAGGACGAGGAACCTTCGGCATGCACgacagactcctgggctcagggttCAGTGCCCGTGCTGCACGCGCCCACCTCGGAGGGCCTGGAGAACTTCCAAGGCGAAGTACACTCCTCAGGAACCTCTCCGGTCTCCTTTGCCCCTACTCCTGCTCTCCCCTTTCCGACATCTCACTGTCCGAGTGCATTTCCCCAGGACCCTGGGGGCGTGGACCAGATCCCTTTAGGAAGGTCATGGATGGGTCGAGGCTCCCAGGAGCAGATGGAATCTTGGGAGCCTTCTCCGGAGCTGAAAGTCACCTCTGCCCCTCCTGCTACGTCAGAGCTGTTTCAGGAGGCAGGGCCCGGCGGTCCTGTAGAGGAAACGGACGACCAGTCTAGAGGCCTCTCCTCGGCCGGGTCCTTGAGCGCGAGCTTCCAACTGTCGGTGGAGGAGGCGCCTGCGGAGGATGCCGACCCTTCTCTGGAGCCGTACCTGGTGGCCAGCTCCCAGGCCTTAACCGAGAGGGGACAGCCGCTGGACTTCCATTTGTCATTGGAGGACCTCTACTGTTGCATGCCCCAACTGGACGCGGCTGGGGATCGGCTGGAACTCAGGTCGGAGGGGGTGCCCCGCATTGCCTCGGGCGTGTCGGAGTCCTGCCCCTCTGTGGGCGGCGCCACCGGCCCCTCGGAGTCCTCCCAGCAGCAGCGGGCCGGATCCTCGGATGTGCGGCTGAGCGCCCAGCACCACAGGATGCGCCGCAAGGCGGCCGTGAAGCGCCTGGACCCTGCGCAGCTCCCGTGCCACTGGGTGTGCCCTGTGGCTGAGGTCCTGGTCCCAGACTCTCAAACACGCCCCTTGGAAGCCTACCGCGGACGCCAGCGGGGCGAGAAGACCAAGGCCCGGGCCGAACTCCAAGCCCTCGGCCCCAGCACCCGTGTCTCCCCGGCAGCGTTCTTCCCTCTCCGGCCAGGGGTTCCTTTCCGTGCCTTGGACTCGGGCCCCGCACTCCAGTTCCCCACTTTAAATTTAGGCCTATCGTCACCATCCTTCAGGTCAAAGCTGTCACTCCCCGACTCCAGGATCCGCTTCCTCACCGCACACCCGGTGCTCCCTGATGTGGCCCGCAGCCTTAGCCCCAAGCTGTGGCCCAGTGCCAGGTGGCCCAGCGGTTGGGAGGGGGAGGCCGAGCTGCTGGGCGAGCTGTGGACTGGCCGGACCCGTGTGCCTCCACAGGGTCTGGAGCTGGCAGACAGGGAGGGCCAGGATCCTGGCAGATGGCCTCGAACCACACCCCCGGTCCTTGAAGCCACTTCCCAGGTGATGTGGAAGCCGCTGTTGCTGCCAGAAGCCCTGAAGCTGGCCCCTGGTGTGAGCATGTGGAACCGGAGCACCCAGATGTTGTTCAGCTCGGGTGTGCCTGAACAAGAGGACAAAGAAGGTAGCACCTTTCCTCCCGTTGAGCAACACCCCATCCAGACAGGTGCCCCAAAGCCCCAGGTGACCGTAGCACAGCTAATGAAGAACTCAACCCCCAAAGTGTGGTCACACTCCTCTAAGCCCGCTGCCTCACTCTGA
- the C13H2orf81 gene encoding uncharacterized protein C2orf81 homolog isoform X4, translating into MAHEGSCIPFTISQAREAMLQITEWRFLARDEGESAVAEDPTWGEDEEPSACTTDSWAQGSVPVLHAPTSEGLENFQGEVHSSGTSPVSFAPTPALPFPTSHCPSAFPQDPGGVDQIPLGRSWMGRGSQEQMESWEPSPELKVTSAPPATSELFQEAGPGGPVEETDDQSRGLSSAGSLSASFQLSVEEAPAEDADPSLEPYLVASSQALTERGQPLDFHLSLEDLYCCMPQLDAAGDRLELRSEGVPRIASGVSESCPSVGGATGPSESSQQQRAGSSDVRLSAQHHRMRRKAAVKRLDPAQLPCHWVCPVAEVLVPDSQTRPLEAYRGRQRGEKTKARAELQALGPSTRVSPAAFFPLRPGVPFRALDSGPALQFPTLNLGLSSPSFRSKLSLPDSRIRFLTAHPVLPDVARSLSPKLWPSARWPSGWEGEAELLGELWTGRTRVPPQGLELADREGQDPGRWPRTTPPVLEATSQVMWKPLLLPEALKLAPGVSMWNRSTQMLFSSGVPEQEDKEGSTFPPVEQHPIQTGAPKPQVTVAQLMKNSTPKVWSHSSKPAASL; encoded by the coding sequence TGCATTCCATTCACCATCAGCCAGGCCCGAGAGGCCATGCTGCAGATCACGGAGTGGCGCTTCCTGGCCCGGGACGAGGGAGAATCTGCAGTGGCTGAGGACCCTACATGGGGTGAGGACGAGGAACCTTCGGCATGCACgacagactcctgggctcagggttCAGTGCCCGTGCTGCACGCGCCCACCTCGGAGGGCCTGGAGAACTTCCAAGGCGAAGTACACTCCTCAGGAACCTCTCCGGTCTCCTTTGCCCCTACTCCTGCTCTCCCCTTTCCGACATCTCACTGTCCGAGTGCATTTCCCCAGGACCCTGGGGGCGTGGACCAGATCCCTTTAGGAAGGTCATGGATGGGTCGAGGCTCCCAGGAGCAGATGGAATCTTGGGAGCCTTCTCCGGAGCTGAAAGTCACCTCTGCCCCTCCTGCTACGTCAGAGCTGTTTCAGGAGGCAGGGCCCGGCGGTCCTGTAGAGGAAACGGACGACCAGTCTAGAGGCCTCTCCTCGGCCGGGTCCTTGAGCGCGAGCTTCCAACTGTCGGTGGAGGAGGCGCCTGCGGAGGATGCCGACCCTTCTCTGGAGCCGTACCTGGTGGCCAGCTCCCAGGCCTTAACCGAGAGGGGACAGCCGCTGGACTTCCATTTGTCATTGGAGGACCTCTACTGTTGCATGCCCCAACTGGACGCGGCTGGGGATCGGCTGGAACTCAGGTCGGAGGGGGTGCCCCGCATTGCCTCGGGCGTGTCGGAGTCCTGCCCCTCTGTGGGCGGCGCCACCGGCCCCTCGGAGTCCTCCCAGCAGCAGCGGGCCGGATCCTCGGATGTGCGGCTGAGCGCCCAGCACCACAGGATGCGCCGCAAGGCGGCCGTGAAGCGCCTGGACCCTGCGCAGCTCCCGTGCCACTGGGTGTGCCCTGTGGCTGAGGTCCTGGTCCCAGACTCTCAAACACGCCCCTTGGAAGCCTACCGCGGACGCCAGCGGGGCGAGAAGACCAAGGCCCGGGCCGAACTCCAAGCCCTCGGCCCCAGCACCCGTGTCTCCCCGGCAGCGTTCTTCCCTCTCCGGCCAGGGGTTCCTTTCCGTGCCTTGGACTCGGGCCCCGCACTCCAGTTCCCCACTTTAAATTTAGGCCTATCGTCACCATCCTTCAGGTCAAAGCTGTCACTCCCCGACTCCAGGATCCGCTTCCTCACCGCACACCCGGTGCTCCCTGATGTGGCCCGCAGCCTTAGCCCCAAGCTGTGGCCCAGTGCCAGGTGGCCCAGCGGTTGGGAGGGGGAGGCCGAGCTGCTGGGCGAGCTGTGGACTGGCCGGACCCGTGTGCCTCCACAGGGTCTGGAGCTGGCAGACAGGGAGGGCCAGGATCCTGGCAGATGGCCTCGAACCACACCCCCGGTCCTTGAAGCCACTTCCCAGGTGATGTGGAAGCCGCTGTTGCTGCCAGAAGCCCTGAAGCTGGCCCCTGGTGTGAGCATGTGGAACCGGAGCACCCAGATGTTGTTCAGCTCGGGTGTGCCTGAACAAGAGGACAAAGAAGGTAGCACCTTTCCTCCCGTTGAGCAACACCCCATCCAGACAGGTGCCCCAAAGCCCCAGGTGACCGTAGCACAGCTAATGAAGAACTCAACCCCCAAAGTGTGGTCACACTCCTCTAAGCCCGCTGCCTCACTCTGA
- the C13H2orf81 gene encoding uncharacterized protein C2orf81 homolog isoform X5, with translation MAHEGSRQERQVRDRGVTRSKAEKVRPPTVPVPQVDIVPGRLNEAEWMALTALEEGEDVVGDILADLLARVMDSAFKVYLTQQCIPFTISQAREAMLQITEWRFLARDEGESAVAEDPTWELFQEAGPGGPVEETDDQSRGLSSAGSLSASFQLSVEEAPAEDADPSLEPYLVASSQALTERGQPLDFHLSLEDLYCCMPQLDAAGDRLELRSEGVPRIASGVSESCPSVGGATGPSESSQQQRAGSSDVRLSAQHHRMRRKAAVKRLDPAQLPCHWVCPVAEVLVPDSQTRPLEAYRGRQRGEKTKARAELQALGPSTRVSPAAFFPLRPGVPFRALDSGPALQFPTLNLGLSSPSFRSKLSLPDSRIRFLTAHPVLPDVARSLSPKLWPSARWPSGWEGEAELLGELWTGRTRVPPQGLELADREGQDPGRWPRTTPPVLEATSQVMWKPLLLPEALKLAPGVSMWNRSTQMLFSSGVPEQEDKEGSTFPPVEQHPIQTGAPKPQVTVAQLMKNSTPKVWSHSSKPAASL, from the exons aggcaggagaggcaggtcCGAGACCGCGGGGTGACCCGGTCCAAGGCGGAAAAAGTACGGCCGCCCACTGTGCCAGTGCCGCAGGTGGATATTGTGCCTGGGCGGCTCAATGAGGCCGAGTGGATGGCGCTTACCGCCCTCGAGGAGGGCGAGGACGTGGTAGGGGACATCTTGGCCGACTTGCTGGCTCGAGTCATGGACTCTGCTTTCAAAGTCTACCTGACTCAGCAG TGCATTCCATTCACCATCAGCCAGGCCCGAGAGGCCATGCTGCAGATCACGGAGTGGCGCTTCCTGGCCCGGGACGAGGGAGAATCTGCAGTGGCTGAGGACCCTACATGGG AGCTGTTTCAGGAGGCAGGGCCCGGCGGTCCTGTAGAGGAAACGGACGACCAGTCTAGAGGCCTCTCCTCGGCCGGGTCCTTGAGCGCGAGCTTCCAACTGTCGGTGGAGGAGGCGCCTGCGGAGGATGCCGACCCTTCTCTGGAGCCGTACCTGGTGGCCAGCTCCCAGGCCTTAACCGAGAGGGGACAGCCGCTGGACTTCCATTTGTCATTGGAGGACCTCTACTGTTGCATGCCCCAACTGGACGCGGCTGGGGATCGGCTGGAACTCAGGTCGGAGGGGGTGCCCCGCATTGCCTCGGGCGTGTCGGAGTCCTGCCCCTCTGTGGGCGGCGCCACCGGCCCCTCGGAGTCCTCCCAGCAGCAGCGGGCCGGATCCTCGGATGTGCGGCTGAGCGCCCAGCACCACAGGATGCGCCGCAAGGCGGCCGTGAAGCGCCTGGACCCTGCGCAGCTCCCGTGCCACTGGGTGTGCCCTGTGGCTGAGGTCCTGGTCCCAGACTCTCAAACACGCCCCTTGGAAGCCTACCGCGGACGCCAGCGGGGCGAGAAGACCAAGGCCCGGGCCGAACTCCAAGCCCTCGGCCCCAGCACCCGTGTCTCCCCGGCAGCGTTCTTCCCTCTCCGGCCAGGGGTTCCTTTCCGTGCCTTGGACTCGGGCCCCGCACTCCAGTTCCCCACTTTAAATTTAGGCCTATCGTCACCATCCTTCAGGTCAAAGCTGTCACTCCCCGACTCCAGGATCCGCTTCCTCACCGCACACCCGGTGCTCCCTGATGTGGCCCGCAGCCTTAGCCCCAAGCTGTGGCCCAGTGCCAGGTGGCCCAGCGGTTGGGAGGGGGAGGCCGAGCTGCTGGGCGAGCTGTGGACTGGCCGGACCCGTGTGCCTCCACAGGGTCTGGAGCTGGCAGACAGGGAGGGCCAGGATCCTGGCAGATGGCCTCGAACCACACCCCCGGTCCTTGAAGCCACTTCCCAGGTGATGTGGAAGCCGCTGTTGCTGCCAGAAGCCCTGAAGCTGGCCCCTGGTGTGAGCATGTGGAACCGGAGCACCCAGATGTTGTTCAGCTCGGGTGTGCCTGAACAAGAGGACAAAGAAGGTAGCACCTTTCCTCCCGTTGAGCAACACCCCATCCAGACAGGTGCCCCAAAGCCCCAGGTGACCGTAGCACAGCTAATGAAGAACTCAACCCCCAAAGTGTGGTCACACTCCTCTAAGCCCGCTGCCTCACTCTGA
- the C13H2orf81 gene encoding uncharacterized protein C2orf81 homolog isoform X2 yields the protein MNVRQERQVRDRGVTRSKAEKVRPPTVPVPQVDIVPGRLNEAEWMALTALEEGEDVVGDILADLLARVMDSAFKVYLTQQCIPFTISQAREAMLQITEWRFLARDEGESAVAEDPTWGEDEEPSACTTDSWAQGSVPVLHAPTSEGLENFQGEVHSSGTSPVSFAPTPALPFPTSHCPSAFPQDPGGVDQIPLGRSWMGRGSQEQMESWEPSPELKVTSAPPATSELFQEAGPGGPVEETDDQSRGLSSAGSLSASFQLSVEEAPAEDADPSLEPYLVASSQALTERGQPLDFHLSLEDLYCCMPQLDAAGDRLELRSEGVPRIASGVSESCPSVGGATGPSESSQQQRAGSSDVRLSAQHHRMRRKAAVKRLDPAQLPCHWVCPVAEVLVPDSQTRPLEAYRGRQRGEKTKARAELQALGPSTRVSPAAFFPLRPGVPFRALDSGPALQFPTLNLGLSSPSFRSKLSLPDSRIRFLTAHPVLPDVARSLSPKLWPSARWPSGWEGEAELLGELWTGRTRVPPQGLELADREGQDPGRWPRTTPPVLEATSQVMWKPLLLPEALKLAPGVSMWNRSTQMLFSSGVPEQEDKEGSTFPPVEQHPIQTGAPKPQVTVAQLMKNSTPKVWSHSSKPAASL from the exons aggcaggagaggcaggtcCGAGACCGCGGGGTGACCCGGTCCAAGGCGGAAAAAGTACGGCCGCCCACTGTGCCAGTGCCGCAGGTGGATATTGTGCCTGGGCGGCTCAATGAGGCCGAGTGGATGGCGCTTACCGCCCTCGAGGAGGGCGAGGACGTGGTAGGGGACATCTTGGCCGACTTGCTGGCTCGAGTCATGGACTCTGCTTTCAAAGTCTACCTGACTCAGCAG TGCATTCCATTCACCATCAGCCAGGCCCGAGAGGCCATGCTGCAGATCACGGAGTGGCGCTTCCTGGCCCGGGACGAGGGAGAATCTGCAGTGGCTGAGGACCCTACATGGGGTGAGGACGAGGAACCTTCGGCATGCACgacagactcctgggctcagggttCAGTGCCCGTGCTGCACGCGCCCACCTCGGAGGGCCTGGAGAACTTCCAAGGCGAAGTACACTCCTCAGGAACCTCTCCGGTCTCCTTTGCCCCTACTCCTGCTCTCCCCTTTCCGACATCTCACTGTCCGAGTGCATTTCCCCAGGACCCTGGGGGCGTGGACCAGATCCCTTTAGGAAGGTCATGGATGGGTCGAGGCTCCCAGGAGCAGATGGAATCTTGGGAGCCTTCTCCGGAGCTGAAAGTCACCTCTGCCCCTCCTGCTACGTCAGAGCTGTTTCAGGAGGCAGGGCCCGGCGGTCCTGTAGAGGAAACGGACGACCAGTCTAGAGGCCTCTCCTCGGCCGGGTCCTTGAGCGCGAGCTTCCAACTGTCGGTGGAGGAGGCGCCTGCGGAGGATGCCGACCCTTCTCTGGAGCCGTACCTGGTGGCCAGCTCCCAGGCCTTAACCGAGAGGGGACAGCCGCTGGACTTCCATTTGTCATTGGAGGACCTCTACTGTTGCATGCCCCAACTGGACGCGGCTGGGGATCGGCTGGAACTCAGGTCGGAGGGGGTGCCCCGCATTGCCTCGGGCGTGTCGGAGTCCTGCCCCTCTGTGGGCGGCGCCACCGGCCCCTCGGAGTCCTCCCAGCAGCAGCGGGCCGGATCCTCGGATGTGCGGCTGAGCGCCCAGCACCACAGGATGCGCCGCAAGGCGGCCGTGAAGCGCCTGGACCCTGCGCAGCTCCCGTGCCACTGGGTGTGCCCTGTGGCTGAGGTCCTGGTCCCAGACTCTCAAACACGCCCCTTGGAAGCCTACCGCGGACGCCAGCGGGGCGAGAAGACCAAGGCCCGGGCCGAACTCCAAGCCCTCGGCCCCAGCACCCGTGTCTCCCCGGCAGCGTTCTTCCCTCTCCGGCCAGGGGTTCCTTTCCGTGCCTTGGACTCGGGCCCCGCACTCCAGTTCCCCACTTTAAATTTAGGCCTATCGTCACCATCCTTCAGGTCAAAGCTGTCACTCCCCGACTCCAGGATCCGCTTCCTCACCGCACACCCGGTGCTCCCTGATGTGGCCCGCAGCCTTAGCCCCAAGCTGTGGCCCAGTGCCAGGTGGCCCAGCGGTTGGGAGGGGGAGGCCGAGCTGCTGGGCGAGCTGTGGACTGGCCGGACCCGTGTGCCTCCACAGGGTCTGGAGCTGGCAGACAGGGAGGGCCAGGATCCTGGCAGATGGCCTCGAACCACACCCCCGGTCCTTGAAGCCACTTCCCAGGTGATGTGGAAGCCGCTGTTGCTGCCAGAAGCCCTGAAGCTGGCCCCTGGTGTGAGCATGTGGAACCGGAGCACCCAGATGTTGTTCAGCTCGGGTGTGCCTGAACAAGAGGACAAAGAAGGTAGCACCTTTCCTCCCGTTGAGCAACACCCCATCCAGACAGGTGCCCCAAAGCCCCAGGTGACCGTAGCACAGCTAATGAAGAACTCAACCCCCAAAGTGTGGTCACACTCCTCTAAGCCCGCTGCCTCACTCTGA
- the C13H2orf81 gene encoding uncharacterized protein C2orf81 homolog isoform X1: MAHEGSRQERQVRDRGVTRSKAEKVRPPTVPVPQVDIVPGRLNEAEWMALTALEEGEDVVGDILADLLARVMDSAFKVYLTQQCIPFTISQAREAMLQITEWRFLARDEGESAVAEDPTWGEDEEPSACTTDSWAQGSVPVLHAPTSEGLENFQGEVHSSGTSPVSFAPTPALPFPTSHCPSAFPQDPGGVDQIPLGRSWMGRGSQEQMESWEPSPELKVTSAPPATSELFQEAGPGGPVEETDDQSRGLSSAGSLSASFQLSVEEAPAEDADPSLEPYLVASSQALTERGQPLDFHLSLEDLYCCMPQLDAAGDRLELRSEGVPRIASGVSESCPSVGGATGPSESSQQQRAGSSDVRLSAQHHRMRRKAAVKRLDPAQLPCHWVCPVAEVLVPDSQTRPLEAYRGRQRGEKTKARAELQALGPSTRVSPAAFFPLRPGVPFRALDSGPALQFPTLNLGLSSPSFRSKLSLPDSRIRFLTAHPVLPDVARSLSPKLWPSARWPSGWEGEAELLGELWTGRTRVPPQGLELADREGQDPGRWPRTTPPVLEATSQVMWKPLLLPEALKLAPGVSMWNRSTQMLFSSGVPEQEDKEGSTFPPVEQHPIQTGAPKPQVTVAQLMKNSTPKVWSHSSKPAASL, translated from the exons aggcaggagaggcaggtcCGAGACCGCGGGGTGACCCGGTCCAAGGCGGAAAAAGTACGGCCGCCCACTGTGCCAGTGCCGCAGGTGGATATTGTGCCTGGGCGGCTCAATGAGGCCGAGTGGATGGCGCTTACCGCCCTCGAGGAGGGCGAGGACGTGGTAGGGGACATCTTGGCCGACTTGCTGGCTCGAGTCATGGACTCTGCTTTCAAAGTCTACCTGACTCAGCAG TGCATTCCATTCACCATCAGCCAGGCCCGAGAGGCCATGCTGCAGATCACGGAGTGGCGCTTCCTGGCCCGGGACGAGGGAGAATCTGCAGTGGCTGAGGACCCTACATGGGGTGAGGACGAGGAACCTTCGGCATGCACgacagactcctgggctcagggttCAGTGCCCGTGCTGCACGCGCCCACCTCGGAGGGCCTGGAGAACTTCCAAGGCGAAGTACACTCCTCAGGAACCTCTCCGGTCTCCTTTGCCCCTACTCCTGCTCTCCCCTTTCCGACATCTCACTGTCCGAGTGCATTTCCCCAGGACCCTGGGGGCGTGGACCAGATCCCTTTAGGAAGGTCATGGATGGGTCGAGGCTCCCAGGAGCAGATGGAATCTTGGGAGCCTTCTCCGGAGCTGAAAGTCACCTCTGCCCCTCCTGCTACGTCAGAGCTGTTTCAGGAGGCAGGGCCCGGCGGTCCTGTAGAGGAAACGGACGACCAGTCTAGAGGCCTCTCCTCGGCCGGGTCCTTGAGCGCGAGCTTCCAACTGTCGGTGGAGGAGGCGCCTGCGGAGGATGCCGACCCTTCTCTGGAGCCGTACCTGGTGGCCAGCTCCCAGGCCTTAACCGAGAGGGGACAGCCGCTGGACTTCCATTTGTCATTGGAGGACCTCTACTGTTGCATGCCCCAACTGGACGCGGCTGGGGATCGGCTGGAACTCAGGTCGGAGGGGGTGCCCCGCATTGCCTCGGGCGTGTCGGAGTCCTGCCCCTCTGTGGGCGGCGCCACCGGCCCCTCGGAGTCCTCCCAGCAGCAGCGGGCCGGATCCTCGGATGTGCGGCTGAGCGCCCAGCACCACAGGATGCGCCGCAAGGCGGCCGTGAAGCGCCTGGACCCTGCGCAGCTCCCGTGCCACTGGGTGTGCCCTGTGGCTGAGGTCCTGGTCCCAGACTCTCAAACACGCCCCTTGGAAGCCTACCGCGGACGCCAGCGGGGCGAGAAGACCAAGGCCCGGGCCGAACTCCAAGCCCTCGGCCCCAGCACCCGTGTCTCCCCGGCAGCGTTCTTCCCTCTCCGGCCAGGGGTTCCTTTCCGTGCCTTGGACTCGGGCCCCGCACTCCAGTTCCCCACTTTAAATTTAGGCCTATCGTCACCATCCTTCAGGTCAAAGCTGTCACTCCCCGACTCCAGGATCCGCTTCCTCACCGCACACCCGGTGCTCCCTGATGTGGCCCGCAGCCTTAGCCCCAAGCTGTGGCCCAGTGCCAGGTGGCCCAGCGGTTGGGAGGGGGAGGCCGAGCTGCTGGGCGAGCTGTGGACTGGCCGGACCCGTGTGCCTCCACAGGGTCTGGAGCTGGCAGACAGGGAGGGCCAGGATCCTGGCAGATGGCCTCGAACCACACCCCCGGTCCTTGAAGCCACTTCCCAGGTGATGTGGAAGCCGCTGTTGCTGCCAGAAGCCCTGAAGCTGGCCCCTGGTGTGAGCATGTGGAACCGGAGCACCCAGATGTTGTTCAGCTCGGGTGTGCCTGAACAAGAGGACAAAGAAGGTAGCACCTTTCCTCCCGTTGAGCAACACCCCATCCAGACAGGTGCCCCAAAGCCCCAGGTGACCGTAGCACAGCTAATGAAGAACTCAACCCCCAAAGTGTGGTCACACTCCTCTAAGCCCGCTGCCTCACTCTGA